The DNA sequence AATTAAATACTGATAAAAAATAAGTGAGGATGTGGAAGAGACAGCAAGCAATACTATATCAAAGAGGCTAACCTTGATGGGGTGCTGGGACACATGTTTGCACCCTTGGCATTGCAACCTAAGTACAATCTTCTTGGTAGTTTTTGCCTGCCAGATTAAAACCACCATTAAACAATAATCTTGAACACCAATACACCAAACAATCCTCAACCATTGGGAACACCATGCATGCAAAAATGACTGAAGTTTCTTTCATGCAATGAAGCACGCATACAAATacaatatagaaaaaaatatatactgcTGGAGCTGAGTTTTCACCTTTTTGTGGAAGACAGGCTTGGTCTGTCCTCCATACCCAGACTGCTTACGATCATAACGGCGCTTCCCTTGGGCAGCAAGGCTATCCTTACCTTTCTTGTATTGGGTGACCTTGTGCAATGTATGCTTCCTGCACTCCTTGCTCTTGCAGTAGGTCTTCTTTGTCTTCGGAACATTCACCTGTAAATGCAAAATCATATTTTGATTTAGTTAGTCTGTTTGTAAAAGATCACAAAACAAATCCATTTCTGTAGAAACAAGAATTATGCATAGAATGTGAGACTGTATCCTCTAATTATGATGTTTTGTGGGTAAAATTAAGTTCTTAGATTATTAGTATCGATATTGTAGGACATGCTTGGTTCTTGAACTGAAAAGAGAATTTAAGATGTTTCAAATGTTAAAAGCTGGAATTTTTATCTAGGGTTATCAGAATAGTGCAGAAGAAGCAATAGCGAGAGCTTGACAATATGAGTTGATTGCTGATTAACTTGGTGATAGGTTGAAAGAAAATAATGCGCCCCTATGCTGCTGTGTAAATAAGTTAGTAACAATGAAGAGAGCATAGGGGAAGAAACATAGGTAACACACCAACTATATTGAAGGAAGCCATGCCATGAGAAACCATCTCCTACACTCTGACTACTATTTAAACCATGACAAACTACCACTTAGATGCCATCACAATTCCTTACATGCTGCTGATCCAGCCAAAAAAAACAGTTGTAAGAATCCCAAAAAAATCCTCAATGCTCAGGAGAAATGCAATAAACAACAAAGTAACTGACCCTGGCTTTGTCTCACTATTTCAGCTACCCTCGAAATGAAGCACTGCAACTAACAAAAACAGACCTAATGGACACGCAATGAGCATGAAATTCCCAAAATAGTTAAAAAGGGACTGCTTTTCTACAATTATTCAGTTGTTAACCAGGATATAAAAGTTAAATACAGAAAATGACTAGCCCAAAATTAGATTTAAGCCAATTCTGCATGTTTTGGTAGTCTCTCTCTAGAGAACATTTTTCTAAAAGATCCATTGACAATTCATCATTGAACAACCTGGTCGATTCGTAATCTGACAAGTTTAACCATTTGACAATGACCAAATCAATACAATGGGTCAAGGGCAATAATTTCAGAATGCTGGTTTTTAAGTCATTATATGCTCAAAGCAAGTAAATACTTCATATCAAAACAGATCTTAtaaaacattcaaacaataagATAAAAAGAGGAGTTCTGAAATATCGTAGAAGCGGGATGCTCTAACTTTTATCTACGAACTATTTTAAAGTTTGCTGACCTAAAAATGAACAAACATCCATTGCCTAACTATTGGCTTAACAATGTCAATGTCTACAGACCCAGCAAAAAAAAGGTTCCATAGTTAGAATCTTGGAAAAACAAATAATGAAGAGTAATTTTGAAGAAATGAAAAACGGACCAGCAGAGAGGATCTGACCCAACCAGTTTTGACCACTATAACAGCCAGAAGAACATGGCTTTCTGTTGCCATTGGTTATAATTTTCAATAACAAAAGAAACCAGTCATGAAGAATGAAGACATTTTcaatgaataagaaaaaaaagttaaaccTAACCAATAAACCTCGTCAACTAGAGGGGGTAGTGCAACGGGTGTCAGAATAAAGCAAGAAGAATTATTTTACAGGATTATCAATAGTTTGCCACTGTACAACCCACTGAATTTCCCAAGTCCAAGCCATGGTACAACCAGACTTTAATGTGCAAACACTCAAAAAACAACATCAGACACTAAGAACACATAATAGAAGCTGCCCATGGAAAGTCTTAGAGATGGATGCAGTAAACAAACAAAGAATAAAAGTACATCTATATTCTAGATCACGATGGCTAGATGTTATGATTCCAAGGCAGCTCAAGGATCGTGCCACGCAACCAGCTGATGTGGCCAGGACCCAAGCACCACGCTGGGGAGAACAAGTGAGAAAGAAACCAAAAGCATTAGATGACTATGCATGGATAGTGTAACAGAAcggagagagaaacagaggtTGGTAATAAAGGAGCGTAGGTTGATAGCTGGGTAAGgaaaatcaagttttttttctgttttctgtttttcaatctctcactctctctttatcttctcTAGAAGGTTGCTACCCTCGAAGCAGCCTTTATCAGATAATGTGTTTCTTTTCTAGATGTACCCATGGAATCACTCAGCTTGAATGAAACTTCCCTTCAGTGGCTGGATATTCTCTGttgattctattttttattgatCTATATATCATTTGGTGCTTTCGTTTTCCTTCTGCCATGGCTGGAGGTACCCGTTTCAGATTACTGGATGAATCCATTaagtgatgcggatccgagggatcggatcgcttagggcctaCTAAAAAACCAAATACTTCACTCTAGACAAACCAGGggcaatattgtaatttctGGTACAATTTTGGAGCTTTATAGAGTGAAATAATTGACTAAGGGCTTATCAggaattaatcccaaagaaAACTCAATTTTGGAATTTTAGTTGGTGTTTCTAATAaagaatggcagaattgtaattataagTCACCAATCTAATTAATGGGAAACAAGGAATAGCGTTAGATGAGGGAGGGGTACTCTGGaattagaaataaagaaactcaaagggaatTAAAAGTTAAAAGCGGGGGTATAATAGGAAAAACCAAATTGAAGGGCTTTAAACTACAATTCACGAGTCTATCTTCTCCTTTCTTGGACAACCAGCAGGGGCGGAAGAATCCAGCAGCTTGCGAGGGCTAAATCTCCTTCAAATCCCCTCTATTAGGCCTGAGATTCCAGGCGATGATGCTTCACTAAAGGGCCTCTTGATCTCATATGGGAAATACCTCATAACAGCAATGCAAACAGGGGTTGTAGTGCCTGCAAACAGATCTGGCGGTAGGTTTGGTTaacctgagttgcaggtttttGTTTCTCACAGCAGGAGTCACCTTCAGGCCTGACATTCAAGGGTTAGAGTTTCCCTGGGGAGGGCTTCCTTCAACCAAAAGCTCTGGGGCTGTGTCTACCGCCCAGAACAGGGAACTGATAACAGCTACAGAGAATAGGAGtagtaggaaggagaaaagaagaagataagaaggaaaaagagaatagTTCCGAGAGAGAACTTCAgagaaagagaacaagagatAAGCAGTCCATGGCAGCCATCATTTCATCCAAAATCTATTTTCagtttcattcaattcttcaaaattccaaaactgaacttcttcatcgtttacatgtccaatataaagaaaaaaatcaaaaattaatggcaactaacttaaaatgaaactaatctaaaattagaaactaactaatttcaaagaaattgtttctaaaacaaaagaaaatcaaatcaaaaagattttttttttccctaaatccATCGTGCATCTGCATCAGACAGCTAAGACTTCCATGTATTATTAGTTTCCAAATTACAAAATACCCTCTGGACATTATATTAATTTCCAAATTACACAATACTCACAATATAATATACTAAATACCTAACTACCCTCGCTGAAACCGATTACTCAATTTAGACCTGGTACTTCTTGACCTGGGCTTTCAAAGTGGATAGAGCTTATCCAGCCAGAAGCATCTACAGCAAACCAAATACTGCATAAATGATATGAGATCATGTCCACTAAAAATAGAATTAAGCTTCAACATTAGCTTGAACCAGAAAACGATGACATGATTTCCATTATTATATTCAAAAAGGAGGGATAAACAATGTGACGATGAAGTGACATTATAATAGGGCGAAGAAGATGACAATAGAGAGAACGCGATTTAAAAACATGGAAAACAATGTAGAAAATATAGCATATGCTTTGATCTTACCTGAACTGTAGCCGCCACTGTGCTTGAACCTCCACTAGATGAGCTcttattctattattttttttttacagcaTGCCACATAAAGGAATCAGTTACTACCATCAAGAATGATAACAAATATAAAGACAATATAATAACACATAAATCATTAAGAAAACCAAAACAGCCAATATAATTTCAAGGTCCATCATACTCACATAAGCAAAACACTAATTTCCACTAAACTGCAAAACAATGTATGCAAAATTCCCAATTACAGTCAGAAATCAACCACCATATGATGGATCCACCACGTGCCAATAAAAGAGATCCACCAACATAAGTTCCATCTCTATACTTCGAAaatatcattattatttttttattttttttcaaggagCTTATCTCTACCCATCCAATTTAAGAAAACTAGGCTTCCTAAAGGTATCCTTATCATGAGTGAGACCAACACAGATGCCCATCCCCAGTTGAAAATGGAATCTATGATACTCTAGAGAACTTTGAATGTCCATTTATGTTCCAGGTTAACTGCCCTGGAAAAAGTTAACATTACCATAAAGAAGTTGGTAGTCAACTAGCAAACACTTGGTGATAGCACCTTTTGTTTAAAGACAGGAAAACACGTCAGACTATTGGAGGgttacaatgtcttgtattctgtcacttGCAAAAGTGGGCTTACTCCGAAGGGCCGTTAAAAGGCTGAAGACCTTGAGGCCCAAAGGAATAGGCCCACCCTGCACGTTATCATTGTTATCGGCAGGTCCATGCGGGGGTAGCCcacaagaaaaatatttttggagACTGTAAATGTATTTTGGTAAATTTCCTGTATAGGTTTCCCTATATAATTATAGcgaggtttctttctctataagcaGCCTGTGAGGTGCAAGGACAAGcaactgtaaccctattctccattgatagtgaaacaggtCTCCTCTCACTGTGGAAGTAGGCAACCATGTAAATCTTTGTGCACGATTGTGTGATTGTTGTTTGAGATTTCCACTTGTTTcatgcattgttttagggtgaTGCAAATCCCAAATCCATCCAATTTACAATGAGAAATCTCACATTATCATGAGCTAAATTGGGTTGATAAAATCTGTTAATTTCCTGTCATACTTGAACAAATCTAAGACAATATGGCTGAAGACACATCTATCAAGAGGAAatgagggggtgggggaaatCTGGAAGACACAGATTAAGCCCCCAAACAAAAGATTCCATCCTTCCCACAACCAACCACAAAGACAataaaattagaagaagatACTTCAAAAGGAAGTACTCATACCTTGGTCAACATGATGACAAGAAAACTATTTTCAGAAACTTTGTTTTCATCCAGCGTTGTGGCATCTTTAAGAACTTTCCCCTGATGAATAAGCATTTGTTGTGCAGCTGGGTAAGCATCTGGACCTTGGACTGTTTCTATGTTTTTCTTCACATCAGCAACCTGCACataaatttccaaattttaattagCAAAGTGAACTAAGAACCATGTGCACATAacccccttttttccctttctttaagAAAATAACATAAACAACATGTGTACATTAATTCTATCCCTCTGCTACCGGTGTCCACAAATTCCCCTCTGCATAACTGAAAAGCTTATTCCATTAGCATTACAATTAGCCCAAAATTCAGAGATTTTTTCTTGACATCATTGAGCAAGCCATAATCAGCTTCGATCAGTGATTAGCCTGCAAGTAATGGGCACACTGATAGAGCGTAGGATATCCTAATCTTATGGCTAGGTGGGCCAATCTGATCTGAGATCTAACGGTCAGAAATTAAGAAAGAATATTCCAGGTCTGAAGGTCAGATTTTATGGAAGATGATAAAAGAATAGTATCTCAGATTTGGTATGAAAGAAACTATCAGCTTTAGTATGAAAGAAACTAACTAGAGATGTGAGATCAATTAAGATaagatgggagagaaaataggagttcccgtgagggagagagagagagaaataagagaaggaaaaaatagtTTTCGAATGGAGAAAAGtcaggagagaaaatagggagagAGCATAAGACGCGATGGAACTGCTAAGAGATAAGATTCTCCAAGAAAATACGATCAAGGAGAGAAAGGACgatgggtaaaaaaaaattaggaaactgATAAATTTTTGAAACCAGAAAAtagttaaagaaagaaaaaggaagggagAAATAATGTGAGAGGAGAGATGAAATATGGAGGGAAAATCTTACCAGATCAAGAGAGAAGATAGCTAGCTTGTGAAAGAGAAAAGCAAGGAGAGAGCTAGtgtagaaggaaaagaagaaatcagaaaggaggggggggggggaactaaATTCACTTTCCAAACCAAATAATTCTTAGTCCATTTTCTATTCCATCATAAGTCATGGTTACATATTTATagaccaaaaaagaaagaaacagacTCCACGAATAACACTTATTTCTTCATCAACTTATCCTAAAATTGGAAAGTACAATAGACTtctaataaattaaatttaaaaatatatatatatatatattattataacTAACGCCTAAATCTATATTTACAACTGAGCCCCACAATAAGACTGATTAATTCAGGTACTATTCTACACGATTGGACTAATTATTATATTGTTCCATACAATAAAGTACAAATATAAGAACCAAATTGTAAGATCAAGCCATCTCAAAGAGTTGAGATCATGCTACTGCATTTTTCCCTCCTTGTTTGGAAAAACTCGTCCTCAAGTTTTGTAGAATGAAAGAATCATCACTATTCAAACAGCATCCATGATCAGCCACCTTGATTCAACGATCCAATGCTTCTCTCGAATAACTCGGATAGGAATTTTGATAATGATGATCTGTTGCAGAAGAACGAATTCCACATGTTCAATCTCTACAGAGATGATGATTCGCTCTTCTTTAACATATTCTCTATGAGGATCTCTATATTGAATTGAATCTCTGATCAATTCATCTGTAACATGGGCTCCTCTTAAGAACCTTCATTTTCAGAATTTCAAGATATTCCACCCACGACCAACTTATTTTCTGACTCTTTCATTCACCCTTCGCTCAACAAGTAAGATTAATTTATTGAAGGAAGTTTCCATAAAATGGGGTGTGACCAGAGATTGGCTCTTAAACTCCTTAAATTTGCCATTACGAATTTTCAAGATTCACTTCAATCTTTCGCAAGTTCTATTTCACGACTTGAAGATCTTGGCAGACAACAAACAAGAGGGTAGGATCCATGGTATCAACGGCCAGGTTTAGCTCGGATAGAATGATCAGATTTGATGGATCAAATGGAGAAaagtcaaaaaaagaataaatagaaGAGGGCTCCTACTCACTTTTCAAACCAAATAATTCTTAATCCATTCTATTCCATCATAAATCATGGGGTGATTACATATTTATAGATCAGAAAACGAAAATAAAAGACTTCACCAAATGACTTTTATTACCTAAATTTAATTATCCTCAAATTGGAAAATACAATAGACTCCAACAAAatattaattaagaaaaaaaaaactaacttaTAGCCCACGGAAAACAATAAAACCATCTAACACCTAAATCAATATCAACAGATGGGCCCCACAATAAGACTACTATTAATTTAAATATTATCGTACACAAGGTTCCAGGTTTCGACCCTGGCCAAAACCGAAACCGGGTCAAAACCTGAGATTTTTCTAGGCAAAAATTGGAACCTAGGTTTCGAGGCccagaaaatggttttttttttaacctcctTTTTTCGGGTGCATGCTgcctatttttgtcattttacaCGAATTCCATGAAttagtttcacaaaaaaaaaaattggtacttGTGGTTTATACACAATTTGCTAGTATACACTGAATGATGCTGCACACTACTAGTTCTACAATTCTTCCAAAAATTAAATTTGGGGAAAAAACCATTACCTTCAAGCTCCAATCACACAAATCCAAGCTGTAAAGTGTTGAATGAGTAGAAGAATGCAACAAGATAGGTAACAAACAAGTGACTTGGCCAAAACTACAAGTTTTTGGCAAAATCGCTTTGACAGTGTCGAAACTTGCGACATATGAGCTATCGATCGAAACATGTTGACACGTGTGATTTATACTGACCGGTACGACTATGTTTTGGTTGAAATTAGCCAAAACTTGTGAAACCTGTCAAAACAGAGCTGAAACTTGGACCAAACCAGTTTCATCTCGGACCATATTGAAACCATGTTGTCTGTTTCGATCGAAACTTAAACCCTGAACCTACACTATTGGACTGTAATATTACATTGCTCCACACAGTGAAGTACAGACTTACAAACCAAAAGCCCTCTCGAAGTGTTGAGATCATGCTCCTGCATTAAGCACACATACTTTTCTTTACTGGGAGTTCCTTTTGTCTTGCATGAATTAGTCTTGTTTCATACTAGCCATACTCATCCAGTTTCAGGCCCTAATGGTTTGGGAACAACTTAAGTAGTCTCTTACAAGTTGAATATGTAGAAGTGTTTCAAAGACCGTGCAGTGGAACAGATCATGAGAAGTAGAAGTAGGACAAAGGAAGTTTCCAATTCAAACGGTTATCAGAAGGAGACTATAACGACTATAATTCCCATATTTTCTCAGAAGTCCCAATATGGTATGGATCC is a window from the Macadamia integrifolia cultivar HAES 741 chromosome 5, SCU_Mint_v3, whole genome shotgun sequence genome containing:
- the LOC122079564 gene encoding 60S ribosomal protein L44-like, which encodes MILHLQVNVPKTKKTYCKSKECRKHTLHKVTQYKKGKDSLAAQGKRRYDRKQSGYGGQTKPVFHKKAKTTKKIVLRLQCQGCKHVSQHPIKRCKHFEIGGDKKGKGTSLF
- the LOC122079565 gene encoding ubiquitin receptor RAD23c-like, giving the protein MKINVKTLKGSHFEIEVKPDDTVADVKKNIETVQGPDAYPAAQQMLIHQGKVLKDATTLDENKVSENSFLVIMLTKNKSSSSGGSSTVAATVQVRSKHMLYFLHCFPCF